TTCTTTGCCATCTCGATACAACCATCTGGAGGAGACTTTGAAGTATGCAAAGGACACTGTAACGCTGAAGGCTGTTATTGTGACAGCTCGTGATAAAGAAAGAGAGTTGAAACACAGTGGTTGAAGAAGTAAAAAGCTGGAGAAGGATTAGTCATGATCTAAAGTGGTAGATCAAAGTCGAGATCTAAAGTGGTGTGTTGGCACTGTAAGAAGGAGGTTCACCTTACAAAGGATTGTTACACTCTAAAGAATAAGTTTGACAGGGAGGAACAAGCTGAAGTAGGTGTTATTATAAAGAAGCTTCAATATTTTGACGCATTGAATGTCTCTGATCTAAATCCAAGGAATAATTGGGTTATTGATTCAGGGTGTACTTACCATATGACGTCAAGAAGAGACTGGTTTGATACCTTTACAGAGATAAACGGAAATCAGATTCTACTTGGAGATAATCATTTGGTGGAGGCTAAGGGAATTGGTTCTGTTAAGTTGATGACTTATGGAGACTCAATTTTCGTGTTCAACAATGTCAGATATATTCCAAACCTGAGAAGAAACTTGATTTCTATAGGAACACTTGACAGACTCGGGTTCAACACAATGGTAGAGATGGTATACTCATGTTTTACAAGAATGGAAGGCTGGGGTTGAGAGGAAATCTGATAAACGGATTGTATATCCTCGAATGTGAGACTGTGACAAGCTAAGTTCACCATGTAGAAGTTCCAGAGCCAAAGGGAAATATCACTGGGTTGTGGCACAACAGATTGGGCTACATTAGTGAGAAAAACTGAAGATCTTAGTTAGTAAGGAGATACTAACGAAGAAGGAGATCAATACTCATGATTTTTGTGAAGATTTTGTGATGGGAAAATCAAGCATGTAAGCTTCTCAATCGCAAAGCATGATACGGACAAGGTGCTTGGGTATGTACACGCCGACCTTTGGGGGTCTCCTAACGTACATCCATCCATATTAAAGAAGCGCTACTTCTTGTCAACCATCGACGACTGCTCTCATACGGTCTGGCTATATTTCTTAAAAGCAAAATATAAAGCCTTTGAAAGTTTATGTGAATGGAAGACATTGGTTGAGAATTAAGTGAATCATAAGGTCAAGTGTCTCAGAACAGACAATGGTCTTGAGTTCTGTAACAAGGAGTTCGACACATTCTGCAAGAAGAATGGAATTCAGAGGCACAAGACGTGTAGTTATATGCCACAATAGAATGATGTTGCAGAGCATATGAATCAAACAATTATGAGAAAAGTGTGATGCTTGTTAAACCAATCTAGTTCGAGTGAAAGCTTCTAGGCGGAAGCTGCAGCTATAGCAACTTACCTGATCaataaaaagtaatttaaatcatctattaaataagaaaaatttaaaaaatagaaagaatgTCTTTATGAGaaaatgttttgtaaaatgttatattacattagttacttttttattaaaatgtgatagttatttaataatctACTAGATGTTTTCCTGCTTTTTATGcaaacattataaaaaaaaactatctacaCTGACAtctagtttaaataaataaatttattttgtttttttgaaataataatttcatatatCTTTTTGTATTGATGTATAGTGAAAATTAGCTAtatcacatatttttttaataatttatgtcATCATCTCCTTCTTATAGTGATAATAGACTTaaaaatcaattgaaaataatatatatgatattattttaaatggatgatataattatttaaaaataatagtatatatttttaagtttttttctgtAAAAGTAGATAAAACTTTGTAGATATAAAAAAGTAGTTTGCATAAAAGTTATTTGCAGAATATCTATAAAAACTACTTACATGTgtttatctatattttattattttatatcttaaacataaattataataccatatatatatatacaatatttaataaaatcataacaTCAACgacatacaaaataatttattcgtaaaacaaatataataaagaaataCATTCATACCATCTACGGTTCTCATTTgaaactttgaaaatatataaaattccaataagaaaatgttaattctatgtttttttgttatgaaattttatgttttttgttacattttctGTTAGTCACCTCatcaattttttctttcaagTGATTCTAGTTACAACACTTGCATTATTCACTGGATAAATACTACttaagggcatctccaaccctactccattttctactccaaacatcattttggagtaaaatcctctccaaccccactccattttggagttgaactttttttatttataaaatagtcctttaaatctttaatgttcttatttcttacttaaataatattttaaaatgaaaaaataacatgaaaataagatattttattatttaataatttgacataaaatgcataacatacttaaacaacataaataatataaaataaaaataacataaaataagtgatttaaatgTCCGGCTTCAAAATTTGCTTGCTCGATTTAggaatatcaaaaataaaaaagctcaTTTTTTAATTACgaaatgcattagttgatcatttGTGGGAAGAATATTCTAATActtattattgaaccaacttatatattatgttttattctatttttatgattttttgtaccttttaataataaatatttaatttaaataaattatattttaaggtatttttgcaaacataaaatagttggggttaattggtaaacttttataagtataagatattactaacaattattaactatttttgaagtaaaaaatggagtaatacattggagtaaaactTTACTCCAATGGAGTTGAATCATTTTGGaataaaatttggagtaatacattagagatgctctaagaggatagaattaaaattttgtttaaggTTTTTCAGTAAATTGCATCCGAGTTCTGTtacaaaaataagtaaattacgAACCAAATGCCTAAACAGAATCTGTCATTTTTTACTAATAGTTGCATCGACTGGAATCTTCCTTGTAAATCCACACCAAACTTTGGAGAAAATTACTACTTGGTCCAATACTTATTTCACGAAATATTTTCATAGTGAATACAAGGAAATAACTCAAATAAGGGATAACACCACAGTAATaatctatataaataaacacTTTCTCCGTTGGATTAAACCGTGACAAGTACTTGTCGTGTCCATGGTGCTAACATCTCAAGGATCAGATTTTTCTTCGGACTAGACCTTTGAAAAAGTCAAAACTGTAGTTGAACACAAAAACACTACATATCAGCCTTTAACATGTAATATAATAGTGTTATTATCCATTTAATTGATTCAACCTTACCTATTGCCATCAGGGTGAAGCTCATACATTTGATAATCATCTCCaatagccagaagatatccagaaGATGTCAAACCCTGGAGATGTAAGGAGAACTAAAGCACAATGACTAGAATTTGTATATAACCAATCCATAAGACTCCTCTTTACCTGGATAGTCACAATGTTTTGAACAACTTGGTCCTCGATTTTATCTTCAATGATCACTCTTTGCCCGCTGCACATGTGAGAATACAGGGCAACGTATTCAGAAGTTTGGATACAGCAAACTATGTGTATgtatcaacaaaacaaaacaaaaacaacagtTATTGattcttgttcttttctttaaGAGCTTTTAGTTTATTGCAGGGAAAATATGACACTGATTAAGGTGTTTTTTTTAGCCAAGCAAAACATGCTAATGGACGAGGTTTAGCCATCTAGTTCAGAAAGTGAAAATGGAATACACCAAAACTAAAAATCAGTTTTTCAAATTCAGATAACAAAGACCCTTCAGTGACAAGCAAACTGAAAATGCAAATTACCTGTGAAGCCATGTCCTGTAGTAAAGCTCCTCGAGAGATTTAAAACCTGGAAAATGAAGTGCAATGAAAAAGAATGACAACATGGCTTAAAGACTTGAGAATAAGATTAATCAACAACTGACTGATGAATCTTTAAGCAGTCTCCGAGATCAGAGGTTTAACATTACCTTGGTCAATGAACAGATCAAAGAATTTCTCGAATTTATGAAAGAAGGCAGCAATAATTTCTTCTCTTTTAAGTAGAATTGATGCAGGAGATATGTCTTTTAATACAGCGTTTAAGCATGTGGTCGGTTGATCATTGTCCACATTCAATCCCacacctgcaaaaaaaaaaaagatcagttTTGCCATTTTCTTGGAAGCAATGGAGGTAGAACAAGTCAAACGCAACTTGTACAGAAGGAAGAGTAATGCGTATTACCAACACTAACGTGAAATTTTCTAGATCTGTAGGTAGAGGTACACAAAATGCCTCCGACTTTCAGGTCATTCAAGTAAAGATCATTGGGCCACTTTATTTTAACATCTATATACGGCAAACCCTGAAATTGTATTAGCAAAAAATAGTGAGGGAGGGAGCTTTTTGTTTCTGATGCAAAGAAGGGAGGAAGCAAAAGAGAGATAGATTTTACCTTGTTGTCACAAACATCTTTCACAGCCTCAGTAACAGCAAGAGATACAACATATTGAATCAAAGGCACGATTCGACCATCTTCCATTTCTACCGTAAAAGAATACATAAGACAACCCTTTGGAGATTCCCAGATATTCATTGTTCTGCCTGCATCATTATTCCTTAATTACAcattccgtttttttttttattcttactaGACAGCTAAATCCAACAAACTCTTACCTCTACCCTTAAACTGAATATCTGAGACGCAAACTGAACCAACCGGAAGCTCAGAAAAGTtactgaaagaaacaaaaataaaaaataaagatttggaCAGGCAAAAATTAAACCTTTGAAAAAATGCTTACTGAGAAACAAGATCGTGAGTGGAAGACAAGCGGGGAGACCAAATGAGAAACCGACCGAACCGAGAAGTTGAAAGCGAGTTCATGAAGAGTGGAAGATTGaatgaatcatcatcatcataatctcTAACCAAATTCTTGATCTCGGAAGCTAAAAAGAGTGAAACTTTAGAAGTATCATCTGGGAGCTTAAGCAAGTTCTCGTTCTTCAAACGCTTTGCTGTATCATTCTCAACAGAGGACTTCCCACACAAAACCAAGCTACACGAATCATCACCATCCATTgctaaaatcaaaaccaaaaaacgaAAAGGAGAATAACTTCGGATAGAAAGGTTCGAATCTGCGGCAGCAGCGACGGAGAAAGATAGACGATTAAACCGGTTTAATACGATCTGGTTAAATGAAGATTCTTCACTTGAGATAAAAAATGAAActggaagagagagagaaatgtgGCACCTTTCGTAGTTGGTTCAAATCGtcgttatttgaaaataataatgaaaaatctTCAGAAACAGACGCTGGAGGTCGACTGCTTGTTTAGACACGCACTTCTCCAACCTTGATAAGCCAGAGAATAGTGTGAGGCCCTGATCTCTACAGTCTAGAAAATTCCAGGCccagtaaaaaaaaacacataaagccctttatatatattttttttgaacaccaagccctttatatattttgagatatttttaactaaaataattagtgaaaatcacataaaaaaccctcaaagtgtcacttactaccactttaaaccttgaagtttttcactaacacttttaatcTTCAAAGTGaccataaaaaacctccaaatcaaaaaattgaccagttcagcaggtaatttttcaaaaataattatttaattaataaaataaacaaaataaataaataaaaattcaaaaaataaataaaaatcgaaaattctaataaaatttacaaaaatgaaaaaaaaaatcaaaaaaaaattaaaattttagaaaattaaataaattaaaattttaaaaaatggaaaatataaaattcaaaattcactagtgacgatgatggtttctcacataaccattaacaatgacgataattgccatatctccaacgatagtttccaacatcatcttgaaaatgacaaaaaaaaatctttttcaaacttttgaattttcacttttttgaaatatatgaattttttatttttctgttttttttaatttgatctcatttagttttgaattttaatttactaaattttaattaattttctgattttttctaattttctgatttttattaattaatataattacataagaaTCAAAAAAGTTAGAAGAAAATccgaaattaattattatttagaaaattaaaattcaaaaataaatgagatcaaactaaaaagagaaaataaaaaaaaattcatatatttcaaaaaaatgaaaattcaaaagtttgaaaaagattttttttttgtcattttaagatgatgttggaaactatcattaGAGATATAACAATTATCGTCaatgttaatggttatgtgagaaaccatcatcgtcacttgtgaattttgaattttgaattttatattttccatttttaaaaaaaattgtgaactttttatttagttattctcaatttaaatttaatcttatttattattaatttttagttatttttattaatattttagaaaataatttaatttttaatatatttatttaattttctaaaattttaatttatttttttattttttttatttttgtaaattttattaaaattttcgatttttatattttttggatttttatttatttattttgtttattttattaattaaataattatttttgaaaaattacctgctgaaacggtcaattttttgatttggaagttttttatgatacaaatgtcattttaaaggttaaaagtgttagtgaaaaaacttcaaggtttaaaatgctagtaagtgacactttgagggttttttatgcgattttcccaaaATAATTATCTTAAGTGTTCCCTCCATCGCAAGAAGGAACAACAATATCTCCAGAGACGTTTCGATCGAATAAGGTCAAAACGAGCTAAAGAAGGCGAATCCAAACCATAAACAATAAGAAAGGTCGTGTTTTGAGCAACGGAGGCAGAGAAATTGGATTGAATCTAGAAAACCTAGAGGAAATGCGATTTGAGGGAATAATCTAAATCGTAGTATATAGATCAGTGAtgaggaggaagagagagagagagagagagagagagagagagagagagagagagagagagagagagagagagatggaaccTGATTGAAATTGATCGGAGATCGTTGACGGAGATGTAGCTCGGGAGAAAGTTTATTTAAAGAAGGCGAAGACGATGAGGATGAGGAACGGTGAGCAGGGGCGGATccagaaaattatttaatatggggtacaatatatatatattattttttatataaattttattttgtatatattgaaatataactataaatttgtaaattagattattttaaaaaattgtagtaCAGTAgtttatattagattatatatacgattaaaaattacattactttaatattttacattttattttaaaaacttgaaTCAACTAAAAAAGTAAATCATTTTCATAATGTTGAATAGCGTTGAGTAATATTACGTAATTATATACCATACATAATTTTGTtgcaatttttaaattatagttaCAAATACTCGTTaagtaaaacataaataaagaactttttgttttataaaaggTAAAAACTGAAGTCTTCCAGTGGGTTCCAATCTGAAGCGTAGGCATATAATACAAGATGCAGTCTGCAAGAGATGCTATCAAGAAGAGGAGACTGAAGTACACCTGTTATTTGAATGTCTGTATGCTAAAATGGTCTGGCGGGCGTCAGGATTAGCAAACACTATTCTTACCAATTCTACTACAACTCTTGAGGAAAAGATTGAGGAATGTATCAGGTGCTGCTCTGTTTCTTCATTAGCACAATTACAAGATCATCCTATATGGATTTTATGGAGGCTTTGGAAAAGCCGAAATATGCTTATTTTTCGTAGGAAGGTCATTCCTTGGAGAATTCTACTTCAACAGAGTATCACTGATGCAAAAGAGTGGCATGAGAATTCTCGGGATATTGATACAAGTTACCAAAGTACAAATCATCCGACAAGATGTAACAGAGAGGTACATTGGAAGAAA
The Raphanus sativus cultivar WK10039 chromosome 1, ASM80110v3, whole genome shotgun sequence DNA segment above includes these coding regions:
- the LOC108805431 gene encoding biotin--protein ligase 1, chloroplastic isoform X1, giving the protein MDGDDSCSLVLCGKSSVENDTAKRLKNENLLKLPDDTSKVSLFLASEIKNLVRDYDDDDSFNLPLFMNSLSTSRFGRFLIWSPRLSSTHDLVSHNFSELPVGSVCVSDIQFKGRGRTMNIWESPKGCLMYSFTVEMEDGRIVPLIQYVVSLAVTEAVKDVCDNKGLPYIDVKIKWPNDLYLNDLKVGGILCTSTYRSRKFHVSVGVGLNVDNDQPTTCLNAVLKDISPASILLKREEIIAAFFHKFEKFFDLFIDQGFKSLEELYYRTWLHSGQRVIIEDKIEDQVVQNIVTIQGLTSSGYLLAIGDDYQMYELHPDGNSFDFFKGLVRRKI
- the LOC108805431 gene encoding biotin--protein ligase 1, chloroplastic isoform X2, with amino-acid sequence MNSLSTSRFGRFLIWSPRLSSTHDLVSHNFSELPVGSVCVSDIQFKGRGRTMNIWESPKGCLMYSFTVEMEDGRIVPLIQYVVSLAVTEAVKDVCDNKGLPYIDVKIKWPNDLYLNDLKVGGILCTSTYRSRKFHVSVGVGLNVDNDQPTTCLNAVLKDISPASILLKREEIIAAFFHKFEKFFDLFIDQGFKSLEELYYRTWLHSGQRVIIEDKIEDQVVQNIVTIQGLTSSGYLLAIGDDYQMYELHPDGNSFDFFKGLVRRKI